One segment of Lachancea thermotolerans CBS 6340 chromosome E complete sequence DNA contains the following:
- the OAZ1 gene encoding Oaz1p (some similarities with uniprot|Q02803 Saccharomyces cerevisiae YPL052W OAZ1 Regulator of ornithine decarboxylase (Spe1p) antizyme that binds to Spe1p to regulate ubiquitin-independent degradation ribosomal frameshifting during synthesis of Oaz1p and its ubiquitin-mediated degradation are both polyamine- regulated), protein MAARSGIRDTATTPRADKAALTELYWDAILLTESEFLDSGYHDYTGFQRQVVRQVGQALTTYERGHKAPFRSSSVALWRQIGLSYSLLYYPDWFQNPIWCKSDSTRLQVILSQDISQVVKQLLMSLLEYTATLDLAWLRLCVLRDVTGIKDLLRNLSWLGGRVVPNENRTAALDSLTALECATFSDEKYVIVEFEC, encoded by the coding sequence ATGGCTGCGAGGAGTGGCATCCGTGACACCGCTACGACCCCACGCGCGGACAAGGCGGCTCTTACGGAACTGTATTGGGATGCGATTCTGCTCACAGAAAgcgagtttttggattcCGGTTACCACGATTATACTGGGTTTCAGCGCCAGGTGGTACGACAAGTCGGACAGGCCCTCACAACGTACGAACGCGGTCATAAAGCTCCATTTAGGTCGAGTTCTGTCGCCCTCTGGCGGCAGATTGGGCTCTCATACAGTCTCCTCTACTACCCAGATTGGTTTCAAAACCCAATTTGGTGTAAGTCGGACTCTACGCGACTCCAGGTGATACTGTCGCAGGATATAAGTCAGGTTGTTAAGCAGCTGCTGATGTCGCTCTTGGAGTATACAGCAACGTTAGACCTGGCATGGCTACGACTGTGTGTTCTTCGCGATGTGACAGGAATCAAAGACTTGTTACGGAACTTGAGCTGGCTCGGCGGGCGTGTCGTGCCAAATGAGAATAGAACTGCTGCACTAGACTCCCTCACGGCACTTGAATGCGCTACTTTTAGCGATGAAAAGTATGTGATTGTGGAATTTGAGTGCTAG
- a CDS encoding glycosyltransferase family 15 protein (similar to uniprot|P27809 Saccharomyces cerevisiae YDR483W KRE2 Alpha1 2-mannosyltransferase of the Golgi involved in protein mannosylation) has translation MAIRISKRLLRLGGLVLCMLGIFGLMLHKSEKGALLQIKNAPTQVNDWATEKFKGWGSSADAEKELEEQRKEAESDVKEGKHFEDVLMDDEAKKLLADSEQKSLSEVVGTSTASASTAAATGGAATKAGSKDGPVKACFVSLVRNEDLWKLVETIQNVQDRFNNNFNYPWVFLNNEPFTEEFKRVVKGMVPDGTKFELIPEAYWSYPSWIDQEEAAKTRVEMREQGIIYGDSESYRHMCRFESGFFWRHEALDEFDWYWRVEPETKLHCDIDYDVFEWMRDNDKKYGFTISIHEYESTIKTLWSKTKEFLEIHPEYVAKNNMLDFISNDNGKKYNLCHFWSNFEVASLDLWRSQAYRDYFDYLDQAGGFFYERWGDAPVHSIAAALFIPRDQIHYFPDIGYYHPPYNNCPIDQTIFDKGKCSCNQDADFTFQGYSCTNHYFDVNKMEKPEGWKKFRQ, from the coding sequence ATGGCTATCAGGATCAGCAAACGGCTCCTCAGGCTTGGAGGCCTTGTTTTGTGTATGCTCGGAATTTTCGGGCTAATGCTTCATAAGAGCGAGAAAGGGGCTCTCCTTCAGATAAAGAACGCACCAACCCAAGTAAATGACTGGGCGACAGAGAAATTCAAGGGTTGGGGCTCTAGCGCGGACGCAGAAAAGGAACTGGAAGAGCAGAGAAAGGAAGCGGAGTCCGATGTGAAAGAAGGcaaacattttgaagacgTTCTTATGGATGAcgaggccaaaaagctgcttgcAGATTCAGAGCAAAAATCTTTGTCTGAAGTGGTGGGAACCTCTACGGCAAGTGCCAGTACTGCAGCTGCTACCGGCGGTGCTGCCACAAAAGCAGGCTCCAAGGACGGGCCTGTTAAGGCTTGTTTCGTGTCGCTAGTGAGAAATGAAGATCTCTGGAAATTGGTTGAAACCATCCAAAATGTGCAGGATAGATTCAACAACAATTTTAACTATCCTTGGGTTTTCCTTAACAACGAGCCTTTCACAGAAGAGTTTAAGCGTGTTGTAAAGGGGATGGTCCCCGATGGCACCAAGTTTGAACTTATTCCTGAGGCCTATTGGTCCTATCCTTCATGGATTGACCAGGAAGAGGCTGCGAAAACTAGGGTCGAAATGAGGGAACAGGGTATTATTTACGGTGACAGTGAGAGTTACAGACACATGTGTCGTTTCGAGTCCGGTTTCTTCTGGCGCCACGAGGCACTAGACGAGTTTGATTGGTACTGGCGCGTAGAACCAGAAACTAAGCTTCATTGTGATATTGATTATGATGTTTTTGAGTGGATGCGCGACAACGACAAGAAATACGGCTTCACCATTTCCATTCATGAGTATGAATCAACTATCAAAACACTTTGGAGTAAAAcaaaagagtttttggaaaTACACCCTGAGTACGTtgccaagaacaacatGTTGGACTTTATTTCAAACGATAATGGTAAGAAGTACAACTTGTGCCATTTTTGGTCTAACTTCGAGGTTGCCAGTTTGGATTTGTGGAGATCGCAAGCTTACCGTGACTACTTTGACTACTTGGATCAAGCTGGTGGGTTCTTTTACGAGCGCTGGGGTGACGCGCCGGTTCACTCAATCGCTGCAGCTTTGTTTATCCCAAGAGACCAAATTCACTACTTCCCGGACATCGGGTACTACCACCCACCTTACAATAACTGTCCCATCGACCAAACTATTTTTGATAAGGGTAAGTGCAGCTGTAACCAAGACGCAGACTTCACTTTCCAGGGCTATTCTTGCACTAATCACTACTTTGATGTCAACAAAATGGAAAAGCCCGAAGGTTGGAAAAAGTTTAGGCAGTGA
- the CNS1 gene encoding HSP70/90 family co-chaperone CNS1 (similar to uniprot|P33313 Saccharomyces cerevisiae YBR155W CNS1 cyclophilin seven suppressor component of Hsp90p chaperone machinery): protein MPKPYVKPKRYVPGPGEPALPPQLSEFQNKSTDDVMEELNRMPFFMSKLDGTDGEGGQNVELEALKALAYEGEPHEVAENFKNQGNDLYRAKRYKDAREIYNRGIDIKCDDSKVNESLFSNRAACELELKNYRRCVNDCKRALQYNVKNIKCYYRIAKAFLLLNKLEDAKQAAEFGLKLDPENQALNALRQNVDKKKQDADAFEAKKLKEQTERERLETILEASMILRNFKNVDTANPPELLEEAKICLENKEDMESQLIFPAMVLYPISDEFDFIGAVGELSTPEDLLNTLLQRPEEWFEQPGHEEYTAKKLFGFMETEAGGLIKVGKKVTFHDVFKMEKPSVPLFDKSLRIYFVPKSKSEAWLAKWDKEEALKKRK, encoded by the coding sequence ATGCCGAAACCATACGTGAAACCAAAGAGGTATGTTCCTGGCCCAGGAGAACCAGCACTGCCTCCACAGCTctcagaatttcaaaataaaaGTACGGATGATGTAATGGAGGAGCTTAATCGTATGCCATTCTTCATGAGCAAGCTGGATGGAACTGACGGTGAGGGCGGTCAAAACGTTGAGTTGGAAGCCCTCAAGGCCCTGGCTTACGAGGGGGAGCCACACGAAGTCGcggaaaacttcaaaaatcaagGAAACGATCTTTACAGGGCAAAACGCTACAAGGATGCCCGTGAGATCTACAACCGGGGCATCGATATCAAATGTGATGATTCAAAGGTTAATGAatctttgttttccaacCGGGCCGCTTGCGAACTCGAGCTGAAGAATTACAGACGTTGTGTTAATGACTGCAAGCGGGCTCTGCAATACAACGTAAAGAACATTAAATGTTACTACCGAATTGCCAAGGCATTTCTATTACTAaacaagctcgaagatGCAAAGCAAGCGGCTGAGTTTGGCTTGAAACTGGATCCCGAGAATCAGGCCCTCAATGCTCTGCGACAAAATGTTGATAAAAAAAAGCAGGACGCGGATGCatttgaagccaagaagctcaaggagcAGACCGAAAGAGAGCGTTTGGAGACAATTCTAGAGGCCTCGATGATCCTTCGtaatttcaaaaacgttGATACTGCAAATCCACCAGAACTTCTggaagaagccaaaataTGTCTCGAAAACAAGGAAGACATGGAATCCCAACTCATATTCCCAGCGATGGTTCTCTATCCGATCAGTGATGAATTTGATTTCATTGGCGCAGTCGGAGAGTTAAGCACCCCGGAGGACTTGTTGAATACTCTACTACAGAGGCCCGAGGAGTGGTTCGAGCAACCAGGACATGAAGAGTATAcggccaaaaagctcttcggTTTCATGGAGACTGAAGCTGGAGGCTTGATTAAGGTGGGCAAGAAGGTTACCTTCCATGATGTATTTAAAATGGAGAAGCCTAGCGTTCCATTATTTGATAAGTCTTTGAGGATATATTTTGTTCCCAAAAGTAAAAGCGAAGCTTGGCTGGCAAAATGGGACAAGGAAGAGGCATTAAAGAAGCGTAAATAA
- the SLI15 gene encoding Sli15p (similar to uniprot|P38283 Saccharomyces cerevisiae YBR156C SLI15 Mitotic spindle protein involved in chromosome segregation.), whose product MDWAVRSARKKTRFLQGGSRSIVESLNKLNEVVTEGQDAITSACIVSSKWLEEEMKKFRDAYPKKATTNSPEKSKLDEKIVLEESTPRKLEATDNNESPKASPQGSPQVSPHISSQVSPRVSPRAGPQASPQVSQHMSSGATAEGSLEESIQSTPKSTFAERSAKKPENPTHNKKQDDETQSTLNIGGKSSATKSSPWSPYKSNKNNILPNFVEVPMAATKNVTKNKVEKDSVFRRLNASQRRFVENSPPSALEQSARNPSTETSKPYEEVRDEKQALRDRTQRRSNMFVPLPDKDPLVLHAASIPRQKKGSLDFTPNNNEIAPTSNNNTKTLNFTVDSTTAVNKTPKPPLSNVFDRLSSKSTKSFENKASSRSPTRDLKRQRPHHFTYREGTGSPKERKSPQTEHTNRSIQETLKSIFDSQIPKLSQDNLGSDHNIGASASQITGRVKTRNSLIPKLSGHTVVSPISANKRLSSQKYNEPLFTLDRSPSNRSKSTASTKVDARRSGVPEEFPVGTKGSLVHTNKSNKSSVNERSLNNETSSQKLSTTNIEENSAKDEKKQIAAGLCGEDLDSSRKGNIMRMKITQDRLTKFQLPPLAVSEKQDVKKKLDKRLSEVMRNQKEQQRRHQEKLKRKSNLEEDLRQRKSRILQESEAQKIIKSIHPVFDIAEKEANVRSRNTVLYDLNSTDHRQMIGGGQDETYGGDTTLPDIDSDSDAEDRSILAPWAQAPFLQEQLLVQQKWDPEKIFGPIPPLHTDEIFQTSRLSRLKSRQSLSRTMQVTHSEPTRK is encoded by the coding sequence ATGGATTGGGCGGTAAGGTCTGCAAGGAAGAAAACTAGGTTTCTACAAGGAGGATCTAGATCCATCGTTGAATCTTTGAATAAGCTAAATGAAGTTGTAACCGAGGGCCAAGATGCAATCACATCAGCTTGCATCGTAAGCAGTAAATGgctggaagaagagatgaagaaattcagAGATGCCTatccaaaaaaagcgaCTACGAATAGCCCGGAGAAGAGCAAATTAGACGAGAAGATTGTGCTCGAGGAGTCGACTCCACGGAAACTCGAGGCGACTGACAATAATGAAAGCCCAAAGGCCAGCCCGCAAGGCAGCCCGCAAGTTAGTCCACACATCAGCTCGCAAGTGAGCCCACGGGTCAGCCCGCGAGCTGGTCCACAGGCCAGTCCACAAGTTAGTCAGCATATGAGTTCGGGCGCCACCGCTGAGGGGAGTTTGGAGGAAAGCATACAATCTACACCAAAATCAACTTTTGCAGAGAGAAGTGCCAAGAAGCCAGAAAACCCTACacacaacaaaaagcaggATGATGAGACACAGTCTACTTTGAATATAGGCGGCAAGTCCTCAGCTACAAAGTCCTCGCCCTGGTCACCGTATAAGTCCAATAAAAACAATATCTTGCCCAACTTTGTCGAGGTGCCGATGGCGGCAACAAAAAATGTGACTAAAAACAAGGTAGAAAAAGATTCGGTATTTCGGAGGCTCAACGCGTCGCAGCGTCGGTTTGTCGAGAACTCCCCGCcttcagctcttgagcAAAGCGCTAGAAATCCTTCAACCGAAACTTCTAAGCCGTATGAAGAAGTTCGAGACGAGAAACAGGCACTAAGGGATCGTACTCAGAGAAGGTCGAACATGTTTGTTCCTTTACCAGATAAAGATCCGTTGGTGCTCCATGCTGCAAGTATCCCGCGgcaaaagaaaggaagTTTGGATTTCACTCCAAACAATAATGAGATCGCACCTACAAGTAACAACaatacaaaaactttgaactTCACTGTGGACAGCACAACTGCCGTGAACAAAACTCCAAAGCCTCCACTTAGCAACGTTTTTGACAGGCTTTCCAGCAAATCAACCAAGtcatttgaaaacaaagcatcAAGTAGAAGTCCTACCCGTGATTTGAAAAGACAGAGGCCTCACCATTTCACTTACAGAGAAGGAACAGGCTCTcccaaagaaagaaaatcacCGCAAACAGAGCACACTAACCGGAGCATACAGGAAACGCTCAAGAGCATATTCGACTCCCAAATCCCTAAGCTATCCCAGGACAACCTTGGTTCTGATCATAATATCGGAGCTTCAGCCTCTCAAATCACCGGCAGAGTGAAAACAAGGAACTCGCTAATACCTAAGCTCAGTGGGCACACTGTAGTTTCCCCGATATCTGCCAATAAAAGGCTCTCAAGTCAAAAATACAATGAGCCTTTATTCACCCTCGATAGGTCCCCCTCCAACCGTTCAAAAAGCACTGCCAGCACGAAAGTTGATGCAAGAAGGTCTGGCGTCCCAGAAGAGTTTCCTGTCGGTACCAAGGGCTCATTAGTGCATACTAACAAATCTAATAAAAGTAGCGTAAATGAGAGAAGCCTCAACAATGAGACATCTTCACAAAAGCTATCAACTACTAACATCGAGGAGAATTCGGCCAAGGACGAAAAGAAGCAGATCGCTGCTGGTTTATGTGGCGAAGATCTGGACTCTTCTAGGAAGGGGAATATTATGAGAATGAAGATTACCCAAGACAGGCTGACTAAATTTCAGCTTCCACCGCTGGCGGTGTCTGAGAAGCAGGATGTTAAAAAGAAGCTAGACAAAAGACTGTCTGAGGTTATGAGAAATCAAAAGGAGCAACAGAGGAGACATCAAGAGAAACTCAAGAGGAAATCAAACTTGGAGGAAGACTTGAGACAGCGCAAATCGCGTATACTACAAGAATCGGAAGCACAAAAAATCATCAAATCAATACACCCAGTATTTGATAtagcagaaaaagaagccaaCGTCCGCTCTAGAAACACAGTACTATATGACCTCAATTCCACAGATCATAGACAAATGATTGGTGGTGGTCAGGATGAAACTTATGGAGGTGATACGACCTTGCCAGATATAGATTCCGATTCAGATGCTGAGGACAGATCCATTTTAGCTCCGTGGGCCCAAGCACCATTcctacaagaacaactgCTTGTACAACAGAAATGGGACCCTGAAAAGATTTTTGGTCCTATCCCTCCATTGCATACTGATGAAATCTTTCAGACTTCGAGACTTTCTCGATTAAAATCTCGGCAATCCTTATCGAGAACAATGCAAGTCACACATTCCGAGCCAACTAGAAAGTAA
- a CDS encoding KLTH0E11792p (similar to uniprot|Q03770 Saccharomyces cerevisiae YDR160W SSY1 Component of the SPS plasma membrane amino acid sensor system (Ssy1p-Ptr3p-Ssy5p) which senses external amino acid concentration and transmits intracellular signals that result in regulation of expression of amino acid permease genes), whose translation MNHGTSNKAVPGLFPELHYQDARDKPYEPACEATSVDSTVFKQMVNELPKDYELDMKQDAFYLTRKYLTEMGNGGGGQQVTYTTFQEYDDTVRREFEMRQRLRELESALSNNGIKLKRLDDMNALYTRDAAKRNERLNSFVKAVRKIYRHRRRSTSHEHASLQIGPQKSNLTTVIDNIKPECGFIDVQFEKNLIEFKEELETGPIVSIEGVEEPQGSPRKPASHYIIRRKLRVRHLQMISLGATIGVGLFLNSGKAFSIAGPIGALIGFTVGGSLILATLFSFAEMVALIPLITGISGLCSRFVGDSFGFSVGWCHWLSYAMGFPSEVIASTIMLSYYKNMEEVATKKSTTALTITAIVVGSTAINLMDVRVYGEFEYFSSAFKLLVVFLLIIIMIVMNAGGLKNEYIGFRYWNSNKSPISEVTFGPFRPTFDLQDKGFGSRNGVPGFGGVVLSCIASSLASAFAYVGSEIGFIAAGEARNPRKAVPSVTKRIFTRVIVFYLLSIFVVGLNIYSGDPRLLRFNNAASSIAEVNNGDSGYQAIIDALGGSNCQRPTPQNIYPVDNPNQSPWVIAMQSINQCTLSSFINGVSVAIGISAASSQLYASSRTLYSMATQQKAPSIFTWCNRSGVPYMCVLFCGLLGFLSLLCLDIDSAEVFFDFVSIGAVGSIIVWLGMNLSYLRFYYALKQRPDIVSRDAKEYPYKSPCQPYLAIYGMVLAVVLIVFNGFQNFFQWNTKNFVTSYLTLTLFIVMMVGYGWAKGSKFNKLEQMDLDSGRREMDRVIWKEDLDYSPNWKEAFNKLLSHL comes from the coding sequence ATGAACCACGGTACCAGCAATAAAGCTGTTCCTGGGCTTTTTCCTGAACTCCATTACCAGGATGCAAGGGACAAGCCTTACGAGCCAGCATGTGAAGCAACTTCTGTGGATTCCAcagttttcaagcaaatGGTTAATGAACTTCCTAAAGACTACGAGCTGGATATGAAGCAAGATGCGTTCTACTTGACGCGGAAGTACCTTACTGAAATGGGAAACGGGGGCGGTGGTCAACAAGTTACGTATACGACTTTCCAAGAATACGACGACACAGTTAGGCGGGAGTTTGAGATGCGCCAGAGACTGCGCGAGCTTGAAAGCGCACTTTCAAACAACGGcatcaaactcaaaagactGGACGATATGAACGCACTATATACCCGCGACGCGGCAAAACGCAATGAGCGGTTAAATTCTTTCGTGAAAGCTGTCCGCAAAATATACCGCCATAGGAGGCGATCCACGAGCCACGAGCACGCGAGCTTACAAATCGGCCCACAGAAGTCGAACCTCACCACTGTGATAGACAACATAAAGCCAGAATGTGGCTTTATAGATGTTcagtttgaaaagaacttgataGAGTTCAAGGAGGAGCTTGAAACAGGACCAATTGTTTCCATTGAGGGTGTGGAAGAGCCACAGGGCTCTCCCCGTAAGCCTGCCAGCCATTACATAATCCGACGCAAACTTAGGGTTCGGCATCTGCAAATGATTTCTCTGGGGGCCACTATTGGCGTCGGGCTCTTCCTGAATTCTGGGAAAGCCTTTTCTATTGCAGGTCCAATAGGGGCGTTAATAGGATTCACCGTTGGAGGCAGTCTTATCCTTGCCACGTTATTCTCTTTCGCCGAGATGGTGGCACTCATTCCGCTCATCACGGGCATTTCAGGATTATGCTCGAGGTTTGTCGGGGACTCCTTTGGCTTCAGTGTGGGCTGGTGCCACTGGCTATCGTACGCCATGGGTTTTCCGTCTGAAGTCATCGCGTCGACGATAATGCTGTCGTACTACAAGAACATGGAGGAAGTAGCGAcaaaaaaatcaacaaCTGCCCTTACGATTACAGCTATAGTTGTTGGCTCAACGGCTATAAACCTTATGGACGTGAGAGTGTATGGAGAGTTTGAATACTTTTCTAGtgctttcaagctccttgTTGTGTTCCTCCTCATAATAATAATGATAGTGATGAACGCCGGAGGCCTCAAGAACGAATACATAGGGTTCCGCTACTGGAACAGTAACAAGTCCCCGATAAGTGAGGTGACATTCGGGCCCTTCAGGCCCACCTTTGACTTACAGGACAAGGGATTTGGATCTCGAAATGGTGTGCCAGGCTTTGGCGGCGTTGTCCTGAGTTGCATTGCCTCGTCCCTTGCGTCTGCATTCGCGTACGTGGGCTCCGAAATTGGTTTTATTGCGGCCGGAGAAGCCAGGAATCCGAGAAAGGCAGTACCTTCGGTTACAAAGAGAATATTCACGAGAGTGATTGTGTTTTACCTACTGTctatttttgttgttggGCTGAATATTTACTCGGGAGACCCACGTCTGCTACGATTCAATAACGCGGCTTCGAGCATCGCAGAAGTGAACAACGGGGATAGTGGGTATCAAGCCATAATTGATGCGTTGGGGGGTTCCAATTGCCAGCGGCCCACGCCGCAAAACATCTACCCAGTTGACAACCCGAACCAGTCTCCGTGGGTGATAGCTATGCAGTCCATCAACCAGTGCACGCTGTCGTCGTTTATCAACGGCGTGTCAGTAGCGATCGGGATCTCGGCCGCGAGCTCGCAGCTGTACGCCTCCAGCAGGACCTTGTACTCAATGGCAACGCAACAGAAAGCGCCATCTATCTTCACATGGTGCAATAGAAGCGGTGTGCCCTACATGTGTGTTTTGTTCTGCGGGCTGCTGGGGTTTTTAAGCCTGCTGTGCCTGGATATTGACAGCGCCGAGGTGTTTTTCGACTTTGTCAGCATCGGCGCGGTCGGTAGCATCATCGTGTGGCTGGGCATGAACCTCTCATATTTGCGGTTCTACTATGCGCTGAAGCAGCGGCCGGACATAGTGTCGCGGGACGCGAAGGAGTACCCATACAAGTCTCCGTGCCAGCCATACCTTGCCATCTATGGCATGGTGCTGGCGGTGGTGCTGATAGTGTTCAATGGGTTCCAGAACTTTTTCCAGTGGAAcaccaagaactttgtaACGAGCTACTTGACGCTGACCCTCTTCATAGTGATGATGGTCGGGTATGGCTGGGCGAAGGGGTCCAAGTTTAACAAGCTGGAGCAGATGGACCTGGACTCGGGGCGCCGCGAGATGGACCGCGTCATCTGGAAAGAGGACCTGGATTACTCTCCAAACTGGAAGGAGGcgttcaacaagctgctgagCCACCTGTAG